The stretch of DNA TAGTACCTATCATTCTATTTCTCATTCTATTTATTTGGCAAATGCCACATACGTTTGCGATTGCTATTAAGAAATTAGATGAGTATAAAGCAGCAGGTGTAGCGATACTTCCTGTTGTGCGAGGAATTAATCATACAAAGTGGCAGAATCTTTTTTATATCGTTTGTTTGTTGCCACTACCATTTTACTTAAATTCACTTGGTCCGACTTTTATTACTATTGCCACACTGTTAAATATTTTTTGGCTATTTTTTAGTGTGTATGGTTTTTTTATGAAAGACACCGTGAAATGGGCCCGGATTAATTTTATTTACTCAGTCAATTATATTGCTATTTTATATACCTTAATGATTGTAGTAACATTTTTTTGATTGGACGGTAGGGACAGCGTTCACTGTCCCACCATTTTTTACATATATTACTTACATTTATCGTTTAATTTCTCCTTTTTCGATAACACCCTTCACTACATCTTCAATAGTTACATTTTCGAGAACCTTCTCCATTGCTAGTTGTGCACTGAAAAAGAGAGGTTCAATCGCACCTTGAATATTTCTTCCAACGGCACAATCAGGATTTACATTTTCGTGAATACTAAATAGTTCGTTGTCCTTAACAACATTAACTGCTTTATAAACGTCAAGTAATGTGATCTCCGATAAATTTTTTGCGAGTTCTGCCCCTGCAATACCAGGTTGTACTTTAACTAATCCTGCTTTTTTTAGCATCCCGATAATTTTCCTGATGACAGCTGGGTTCGTGTTTACGCTTCGTGCTATAAATTCAGAGGAATTAACTCCATCTTTATTTATTTCCATTAGAGTTAATATATGAATACCGACGGAAAATCTACTACTAATAGACATTTTCAGTCACCCA from Sutcliffiella cohnii encodes:
- a CDS encoding Rrf2 family transcriptional regulator — protein: MSISSRFSVGIHILTLMEINKDGVNSSEFIARSVNTNPAVIRKIIGMLKKAGLVKVQPGIAGAELAKNLSEITLLDVYKAVNVVKDNELFSIHENVNPDCAVGRNIQGAIEPLFFSAQLAMEKVLENVTIEDVVKGVIEKGEIKR